The Klebsiella sp. RHBSTW-00484 genome includes a window with the following:
- a CDS encoding efflux RND transporter periplasmic adaptor subunit, producing MTSHARVTLLSSLIISTILLSGCDNSGDQQPHAQIPQVSVHIVSSAPLSVTTELPGRTSAYRVAEVRPQVSGIILQRNFVEGSDVNAGQSLYQIDPATYQAAYNSAKGDEAKAEAAAAIAHLTVKRYAPLLGTQYISQQEYDQAVATARQADADVIAAKATVESARINLAYTKVTSPISGRIGKSSVTEGALVTNGQADAMATVQQLDPIYVDVTESSNDFMRLKQESLQHGSDTKSVQLIMENGQPYALKGTLQFSDVTVDESTGSITLRAIFPNPQHSLLPGMFVRARIDEGVAPNAILVPQQGVTRTPRGDASVMIVNDKNQVESRQVATSQAIGDKWLITSGLKSGEKVIVSGLQKVRPGVTVKAEVDTATSVAQ from the coding sequence ATGACGAGTCACGCCCGGGTTACACTTTTATCCAGCCTAATCATCTCTACCATCTTGCTTAGCGGTTGCGATAATTCAGGTGATCAACAACCGCATGCGCAGATACCTCAGGTTTCAGTCCATATTGTAAGCAGCGCGCCGCTGTCAGTGACCACGGAACTTCCGGGTCGGACCTCGGCATACCGCGTTGCGGAAGTACGTCCGCAGGTTAGCGGGATAATTCTACAGCGTAACTTTGTCGAAGGTAGCGACGTCAATGCCGGGCAGTCTCTCTATCAAATCGACCCAGCGACTTATCAAGCCGCTTATAACAGCGCAAAAGGTGATGAAGCCAAAGCCGAAGCAGCAGCGGCCATCGCCCATCTGACTGTGAAACGCTACGCACCTCTTCTCGGAACACAATACATCAGCCAGCAGGAATACGATCAGGCTGTGGCAACTGCACGCCAGGCCGATGCCGATGTTATTGCCGCAAAAGCCACCGTCGAAAGTGCGCGCATTAATCTGGCTTACACCAAAGTGACATCGCCTATCAGCGGCCGCATCGGTAAATCCAGCGTTACTGAAGGTGCCCTCGTGACCAACGGGCAGGCCGATGCCATGGCAACGGTACAACAGCTCGACCCTATTTATGTCGATGTCACCGAATCCAGCAATGATTTCATGCGTTTGAAACAGGAAAGCCTGCAGCACGGTAGCGACACCAAAAGCGTGCAGCTGATTATGGAAAACGGTCAACCTTACGCACTAAAAGGCACTCTGCAATTCTCCGACGTCACTGTGGATGAAAGCACTGGCTCAATTACGCTGCGAGCAATCTTTCCGAATCCACAACATTCGCTGCTGCCGGGGATGTTCGTCCGCGCCCGCATTGATGAAGGTGTGGCTCCGAATGCCATCCTGGTTCCTCAGCAGGGAGTCACCCGCACACCACGTGGTGATGCCAGCGTGATGATCGTTAATGACAAAAACCAAGTTGAAAGCCGCCAGGTTGCGACCTCACAGGCGATTGGCGACAAGTGGTTAATTACCAGCGGTCTTAAATCTGGTGAAAAAGTTATTGTCAGCGGTCTGCAGAAAGTTCGTCCCGGCGTCACAGTGAAGGCCGAAGTGGATACCGCGACGTCCGTCGCGCAATAA
- a CDS encoding gamma carbonic anhydrase family protein produces MSVNLRRYKDLSPKIGQHVMIDTSSVVIGDVRIADDVSIWPMVTIRGDVNYVEIGARSNIQDGSVLHVTHKSSYNPHGNPLIIGDDVTVGHKVMLHGCTIANRVLVGMGSIVLDGVIVEDDVMIGAGSLVPQNKRLESGYLYFGNPVKQRRPLTEAEIVGLRYSANNYVKWKNDYLAQENQTHP; encoded by the coding sequence ATGTCTGTGAATCTACGTCGCTATAAAGATTTATCCCCGAAAATAGGTCAACACGTGATGATCGACACCAGTAGCGTGGTGATCGGCGATGTCAGAATTGCTGATGATGTCAGTATCTGGCCAATGGTCACAATTCGCGGTGATGTGAATTATGTGGAAATAGGCGCGCGCTCCAACATTCAGGACGGCAGCGTCTTACATGTCACTCATAAGTCTTCATATAATCCACATGGCAATCCACTGATTATTGGCGATGATGTGACCGTCGGTCATAAAGTTATGCTGCACGGCTGCACTATAGCTAACCGCGTGCTGGTTGGTATGGGGTCGATTGTACTGGATGGTGTCATTGTGGAGGATGACGTCATGATTGGTGCCGGTAGTCTGGTTCCACAAAACAAACGTCTGGAAAGCGGCTACCTTTATTTTGGCAACCCGGTTAAACAAAGACGCCCCCTCACGGAGGCGGAAATTGTGGGGCTAAGGTATTCAGCAAACAACTATGTGAAATGGAAAAATGATTATCTCGCTCAGGAAAACCAGACCCATCCTTGA
- the fis gene encoding DNA-binding transcriptional regulator Fis, whose product MFEQRVNSDVLTVSTVNSQDQVTQKPLRDSVKQALKNYFAQLNGQDVSDLYELVLAEVEQPLLDMVMQYTRGNQTRAALMMGINRGTLRKKLKKYGMN is encoded by the coding sequence ATGTTCGAACAACGCGTAAATTCTGACGTACTGACCGTTTCTACCGTTAACTCTCAGGATCAGGTAACTCAAAAACCCCTGCGTGACTCGGTTAAACAGGCACTGAAGAACTATTTTGCTCAACTGAATGGTCAGGATGTGAGTGACCTGTATGAGCTGGTACTGGCTGAAGTAGAACAGCCCCTGTTGGACATGGTGATGCAATACACCCGTGGTAACCAGACGCGCGCTGCCCTGATGATGGGTATCAACCGTGGTACTCTGCGTAAGAAACTGAAAAAATACGGCATGAACTGA
- the smg gene encoding DUF494 family protein Smg, producing the protein MFDVLMYLFETYIHNEAEMRVDQDKLTRDLTDAGFEREDIYNALMWLEKLADYQEGLIAPMQLASDPLSLRVYTDEECQRLDASCRGFLLFLEQIQVLNLETREMVIERVLALDTAEFDLEDLKWVILMVLFNIPGCENAYQQMEELLFEVNEGMLH; encoded by the coding sequence ATGTTCGACGTACTCATGTATTTATTTGAGACTTACATCCATAACGAAGCAGAAATGCGAGTGGACCAGGATAAACTGACTCGGGATCTTACCGATGCAGGTTTTGAACGGGAGGACATCTATAACGCGCTGATGTGGCTCGAGAAACTGGCTGATTATCAAGAGGGCCTTATTGCGCCCATGCAGCTTGCTTCTGACCCACTCTCCTTACGAGTATATACCGATGAGGAGTGTCAGCGTCTGGATGCGAGCTGCAGAGGATTCTTATTATTCCTTGAGCAAATTCAGGTGTTGAACCTCGAAACGCGGGAAATGGTGATAGAACGCGTACTGGCGCTGGATACGGCAGAGTTCGATTTGGAGGATCTGAAGTGGGTCATCCTGATGGTGCTGTTTAATATTCCGGGCTGCGAAAACGCCTATCAGCAAATGGAAGAATTACTCTTCGAAGTAAATGAAGGTATGCTGCATTAA
- a CDS encoding DNA topoisomerase family protein: MTKSALFSVRKNEPCPQCGAELVIRSGKHGPFLGCSHYPDCDYVRSLKNQADGHIVKVLEGQVCPSCGAILVLRQGRFGMFIGCSNYPECEHTELIDKPDETAIACPQCSQGHLVQRRSRFGKNFYSCDRYPDCQFVINFKPVAGECPECHYPLLIEKKTVQGVKRFCASKQCGKPTPAE, encoded by the coding sequence ATGACCAAATCAGCACTGTTTTCGGTGCGTAAAAACGAGCCTTGCCCCCAGTGTGGGGCTGAACTTGTAATACGTTCTGGGAAACATGGGCCTTTTCTCGGCTGTTCACATTATCCGGACTGTGATTATGTCCGTTCCCTGAAGAATCAGGCGGACGGGCATATTGTCAAAGTTCTGGAGGGGCAGGTGTGTCCGTCTTGCGGCGCCATATTGGTACTGCGGCAAGGACGTTTTGGTATGTTTATTGGTTGTAGCAACTACCCAGAATGTGAGCATACTGAACTCATTGATAAACCTGATGAGACTGCAATAGCCTGCCCGCAGTGTAGTCAGGGACATCTGGTCCAACGTCGTTCACGTTTCGGAAAAAACTTTTATTCCTGCGATCGCTACCCTGATTGTCAGTTCGTAATTAATTTTAAGCCAGTGGCGGGTGAGTGCCCAGAGTGTCATTACCCTCTACTAATCGAAAAGAAAACGGTGCAGGGCGTAAAGCGTTTTTGTGCCAGCAAACAATGTGGAAAGCCGACACCGGCGGAATAA
- a CDS encoding DUF1488 domain-containing protein, translating to MNQAIQFPDREVWDDERQCIAFPALVNGMQLICAIKLTTLQQRFGDEDPELCLAAFREHRWDLEEEAHELICDQQEDAQGWVWFS from the coding sequence GTGAACCAGGCTATTCAATTTCCCGACAGGGAAGTATGGGATGACGAGCGTCAGTGTATCGCTTTTCCAGCATTAGTTAATGGTATGCAACTGATCTGTGCCATAAAGCTAACAACGCTTCAGCAACGTTTTGGTGACGAAGATCCAGAACTGTGCCTGGCCGCATTTCGTGAACATCGTTGGGATCTGGAAGAGGAAGCCCACGAATTAATCTGCGACCAGCAAGAAGACGCTCAAGGATGGGTCTGGTTTTCCTGA
- the tsaC gene encoding L-threonylcarbamoyladenylate synthase type 1 TsaC translates to MNNNLLSETIAHAVSVLNNELVIAYPTEAVFGVGCDPDSEKAVMHLLALKQRPVDKGLILISANFEQLKPYIDDSQLSDERRAAIFSCWPGPVTFVFPALDSTPRWLTGRFDSLAVRVTDHPQVVELCEAYGKPLVSTSANLSGEPPCRTTAEVYAQFGASFPVVDGVTGGRQNPSEIRDALTGELFRQG, encoded by the coding sequence GTGAATAATAACCTGCTCTCAGAAACCATCGCACATGCAGTTTCGGTCCTGAACAATGAACTTGTCATCGCCTATCCTACGGAAGCTGTTTTTGGCGTCGGCTGTGATCCCGATAGCGAAAAAGCCGTCATGCATTTGTTGGCGCTTAAACAGCGACCGGTTGATAAAGGACTGATCCTAATCTCCGCTAACTTTGAACAGCTCAAACCTTATATTGATGATTCACAACTTAGCGATGAGCGGCGTGCTGCTATTTTTTCCTGCTGGCCTGGGCCGGTGACCTTTGTATTCCCTGCTCTCGATTCTACACCCCGTTGGTTGACCGGCCGTTTTGATTCGCTGGCAGTGCGAGTAACGGATCACCCGCAGGTAGTTGAGTTGTGTGAGGCTTACGGTAAACCATTGGTTTCTACTAGCGCCAATTTATCTGGTGAGCCACCTTGCCGCACGACTGCTGAGGTTTATGCGCAGTTTGGCGCTAGCTTCCCGGTAGTTGATGGGGTAACCGGTGGGCGTCAGAATCCTTCTGAAATACGTGATGCCTTGACGGGCGAACTCTTCCGCCAAGGATAA
- the dprA gene encoding DNA-protecting protein DprA, which produces MTPTEIWLRLMKVSSLYGDEMVMVAHQLCSIPTIDHESLNACGLNKVQSKHFLGINQREIDTTLQWLERPNCYLLTADDPLYPPQLRAIVDYPGALLACGDPVLLSNRQLAVVGSRAHSWYGARWGKMFCEVLVRYGITITSGLALGIDGIAHRGALEGQGKTVAVLGNGLREIYPRRHQALAEQITSSGGVVLSEFPLFTPPLPGNFPRRNRIISGLSVGVLVIEAALKSGSLVTVRCALEQGREVFALPGPIGSPGSEGPHWLIKQGAIPVTAPEDIVEYWQHELLWVFDEPDNVNNCDNQPPVALPFPELLANVGDEVTPVDVVAERAGQSVPVTVAQLLELELAGWIAAVPGGYVRLRRASHVRRTHVFI; this is translated from the coding sequence GAAATGGTGATGGTTGCTCATCAGTTATGTTCAATCCCAACAATAGATCATGAGAGTTTGAATGCCTGCGGTTTGAATAAGGTGCAATCGAAACATTTTCTTGGAATTAATCAACGTGAGATTGATACAACACTGCAATGGCTGGAACGACCAAATTGTTATCTACTTACTGCTGACGATCCTCTCTATCCTCCCCAGCTACGAGCCATTGTGGACTATCCTGGCGCACTTTTAGCTTGTGGCGATCCGGTATTACTGAGCAACCGACAGTTAGCCGTAGTGGGCAGTCGCGCGCATTCATGGTATGGCGCTCGTTGGGGGAAAATGTTTTGTGAGGTTTTAGTTCGCTATGGCATTACGATCACTAGCGGATTGGCTTTAGGTATTGATGGTATAGCTCATCGTGGCGCACTGGAGGGGCAAGGAAAAACCGTTGCCGTTTTAGGGAATGGTTTAAGAGAGATTTATCCTCGCCGCCATCAAGCATTAGCAGAACAAATAACTAGCAGTGGCGGCGTTGTACTCTCCGAATTTCCTCTTTTTACTCCCCCATTACCGGGCAACTTTCCCCGCCGTAACCGGATTATCAGTGGATTAAGTGTTGGCGTATTGGTTATCGAGGCAGCATTAAAAAGTGGCTCATTAGTGACTGTTCGCTGTGCTCTGGAACAGGGAAGGGAAGTCTTCGCATTACCCGGACCTATTGGTAGTCCTGGTTCCGAAGGTCCACATTGGCTTATCAAGCAAGGAGCCATTCCCGTTACCGCACCGGAAGATATAGTTGAATATTGGCAGCATGAGCTGCTATGGGTCTTCGATGAGCCTGATAACGTAAATAATTGCGACAATCAGCCACCTGTAGCATTGCCATTTCCAGAGCTCCTGGCTAACGTAGGAGATGAGGTAACACCTGTTGACGTTGTCGCTGAACGTGCCGGCCAATCTGTGCCAGTGACCGTAGCTCAGCTACTTGAACTGGAGTTAGCAGGCTGGATCGCAGCTGTACCCGGCGGCTATGTCCGATTAAGGAGGGCAAGCCATGTTCGACGTACTCATGTATTTATTTGA
- the envR gene encoding acrEF/envCD operon transcriptional regulator, translating into MPRRTKEDALKTRQLLIESAIQQFALRGVTSTTLTDIADAAGVTRGAVYWHFSSKAELFNEMWQQQQPLRDLLQHQIPTDSQDLLGNLRVKFITGLQYIADNPRQRALMQILYHKCEFSSEMMSEVEIRKRIGFSYPIIRGVLQRCLSNRLLPAETNVEILLIILHSAFTGIIKNWLMEPEQFDLYQQAPALVDNIMSSLCGVSNQVNGLRVATN; encoded by the coding sequence ATGCCAAGAAGAACAAAAGAAGATGCGTTAAAGACGAGGCAGCTCCTGATTGAGTCTGCCATTCAGCAATTCGCTCTGCGTGGGGTCACCAGCACCACGCTAACCGACATTGCTGATGCTGCTGGCGTGACACGAGGAGCCGTATACTGGCATTTCTCCAGTAAAGCAGAGTTGTTTAATGAAATGTGGCAACAGCAGCAACCGTTACGAGACCTGCTTCAGCATCAAATACCGACAGACAGTCAAGATCTGTTAGGCAATCTACGGGTGAAATTTATTACGGGTTTGCAATATATTGCCGATAATCCCAGGCAGCGCGCGTTAATGCAAATTCTGTATCATAAATGCGAATTTTCCAGCGAGATGATGTCAGAGGTGGAGATTCGTAAAAGAATAGGCTTTAGCTATCCCATTATCCGTGGGGTTTTACAGCGCTGTCTTAGTAATAGATTATTACCAGCTGAAACAAACGTTGAGATTTTATTGATTATATTACATAGCGCATTTACCGGCATTATCAAAAACTGGTTAATGGAGCCGGAACAGTTCGACCTTTATCAACAGGCGCCTGCTTTGGTTGATAATATTATGTCGTCACTTTGTGGTGTAAGTAATCAGGTAAATGGCCTGCGAGTAGCGACGAATTGA
- a CDS encoding efflux RND transporter permease subunit: protein MSKFFIHRPVFAWVLAIIMMIAGGLAIMQLPIAQYPTIAPPAVAISATYPGADAQTVQDTVTQVIEQNMNGIDNLMYMSSTSDSAGGVTITLTFTSGTDPDIAQVQVQNKLQLATPLLPQEVQQQGISVEKSSSSFLLVAGFISDNTSTTQDDISDYVASNVKDTISRLNGVGDVQLFGAQYAMRVWLDGNLLNKYNLTPVDVINQLQVQNDQIAAGQLGGTPAIKGQQLNASIIAQTRLKDPAEFGKVTLRVNADGSVVHLKDVARIELGGENYNVVAKINGKPASGLGIKLATGANALDTAAAIKAKLAELQPYFPQGMKVVYPYDTTPFVKISIHEVVKTLFEAIILVFLVMYLFLQNIRATLIPTIAVPVVLLGTFAVLATFGYSINTLTMFGMVLAIGLLVDDAIVVVENVERVMVEERLSPKEATEKSMSQIQGALVGIAMVLSAVFVPMAFFGGSTGAIYRQFSITIVSAMALSVLVALILTPALCATLLKPASADHHAKKGFFGWFNAKFDRSVNHYTNSVSGILRCTGRYLIIYLLIVIGMAVLFMRLPTSFLPDEDQGVFMTMIQLPSGATQERTQKVLDTVTDYYLHKEKANVESVFTVNGFSFSGQGQNSGMAFVSLKPWEERSGSKNGVEAIIKRATVAFSQIKDAMVFPFNLPAIIELGTATGFDFELIDQGNLGHSALTQARNQLLGMVREHPDQLVRVRPNGLEDTPQFKLDVDQEKAQALGISLSDINETISAALGGYYVNDFIDHGRVKKVYVQADAHFRMLPSDINSMYVRSANGEMVPFSAFVTSHWVYGSPRLERYNGLPSMEILGEAAPGKSTGDAMILMEQLANKLPTGIGFDWTGMSYQERLSGNQAPALYAISLIVVFLCLAALYESWSIPFSVMLVVPLGVVGALLAASLRGLNNDVYFQVGLLTTIGLSAKNAILIVEFAKDLMDKEGKGIIEATLEASRMRLRPILMTSLAFILGVLPLVISHGAGSGAQNAVGTGVMGGMLTATLLAIFFVPVFFVVVRRRFTKHIE, encoded by the coding sequence ATGTCTAAGTTTTTTATCCATCGACCGGTATTCGCCTGGGTGCTGGCCATCATTATGATGATTGCTGGCGGTCTCGCGATTATGCAACTGCCTATCGCACAATATCCGACGATCGCCCCGCCAGCTGTTGCCATCTCTGCGACCTACCCAGGTGCGGATGCGCAGACCGTGCAGGATACTGTGACTCAGGTTATCGAACAGAACATGAATGGTATCGATAACCTGATGTACATGTCTTCAACCAGCGATTCCGCGGGCGGCGTCACCATCACCTTGACCTTCACATCGGGTACAGATCCGGATATTGCGCAAGTCCAGGTGCAGAATAAGCTACAGCTCGCCACACCGCTGCTACCTCAGGAAGTGCAGCAACAGGGGATTAGCGTTGAGAAATCAAGTAGCAGTTTCCTGCTGGTTGCTGGATTCATCTCCGATAACACCAGCACTACTCAGGATGATATTTCTGACTACGTTGCATCAAACGTCAAAGATACTATTAGCCGACTTAACGGCGTCGGCGACGTACAGCTCTTCGGGGCCCAATATGCGATGCGTGTTTGGCTGGATGGCAACCTGCTGAATAAGTACAACCTGACGCCTGTTGATGTGATTAACCAGTTGCAGGTACAGAACGATCAGATTGCAGCAGGCCAACTTGGCGGAACGCCCGCTATTAAAGGCCAACAATTAAACGCGTCAATCATTGCTCAAACACGACTGAAAGACCCTGCAGAGTTTGGCAAGGTGACGCTGCGGGTGAACGCTGACGGCTCAGTGGTTCATCTGAAAGATGTGGCTCGCATTGAGCTGGGCGGTGAAAACTATAACGTCGTCGCCAAAATTAACGGTAAACCAGCATCCGGGCTGGGGATTAAGCTTGCTACCGGCGCCAATGCCCTCGACACCGCTGCTGCGATTAAAGCAAAGCTTGCCGAACTACAACCCTACTTTCCGCAGGGCATGAAAGTCGTTTACCCTTACGACACCACACCATTCGTGAAGATCTCTATTCATGAGGTGGTGAAGACGCTGTTTGAAGCAATTATTCTCGTCTTCCTGGTGATGTATCTGTTCCTCCAGAACATCCGTGCCACATTGATCCCCACCATTGCGGTTCCTGTCGTCTTGCTTGGCACATTCGCCGTGCTGGCTACCTTTGGCTATTCCATCAACACGCTAACGATGTTCGGTATGGTGCTGGCAATAGGATTGCTGGTCGATGATGCCATCGTGGTGGTGGAAAACGTCGAGCGCGTGATGGTAGAAGAGAGGCTATCCCCAAAAGAAGCGACAGAAAAATCAATGTCGCAAATTCAGGGGGCACTGGTTGGTATAGCCATGGTGCTATCGGCAGTTTTTGTTCCCATGGCCTTCTTTGGCGGTTCTACGGGCGCGATTTATCGCCAATTCTCCATCACTATCGTCTCGGCGATGGCGCTATCCGTGTTGGTTGCACTGATCCTGACACCTGCACTTTGCGCCACTTTATTGAAACCCGCCTCCGCCGATCATCATGCGAAGAAAGGTTTTTTTGGCTGGTTTAATGCGAAATTTGACCGTAGTGTCAACCATTACACCAACAGCGTCAGCGGGATCCTACGCTGTACCGGACGCTATCTCATCATCTATCTGCTGATTGTCATTGGCATGGCCGTACTGTTTATGCGTCTGCCAACCTCATTTTTACCGGATGAGGATCAGGGGGTATTTATGACCATGATTCAACTTCCATCCGGCGCGACGCAAGAACGTACACAGAAGGTCCTCGATACCGTTACCGACTACTATCTGCATAAAGAGAAGGCGAATGTTGAAAGCGTCTTTACCGTTAACGGTTTTAGTTTTAGCGGCCAGGGACAAAACTCCGGTATGGCATTTGTCAGTCTGAAGCCATGGGAGGAGCGCAGTGGTTCGAAGAATGGGGTTGAAGCAATCATCAAGCGAGCCACTGTCGCTTTTAGCCAGATTAAAGACGCCATGGTTTTCCCATTCAATCTCCCCGCAATTATTGAGTTGGGTACCGCGACAGGCTTCGATTTTGAGCTTATCGACCAGGGTAACCTCGGTCATAGCGCGCTGACTCAAGCACGAAATCAGTTGCTTGGTATGGTAAGAGAACATCCGGATCAACTGGTGCGTGTACGACCAAATGGGCTTGAAGATACTCCGCAATTTAAGCTTGATGTTGATCAGGAGAAAGCCCAGGCACTGGGCATTTCACTATCTGATATCAATGAAACCATTTCCGCAGCACTAGGTGGCTATTACGTTAATGATTTTATTGACCATGGTAGGGTTAAAAAAGTCTATGTTCAGGCTGACGCCCATTTCCGTATGTTGCCGAGCGACATCAACAGTATGTACGTCCGTAGCGCTAATGGCGAAATGGTACCATTCTCAGCTTTTGTAACCTCACACTGGGTTTATGGTTCTCCGCGCCTGGAGCGTTATAACGGCTTACCTTCGATGGAAATTCTGGGTGAAGCCGCTCCGGGCAAAAGTACCGGGGATGCAATGATTTTGATGGAACAACTAGCCAACAAACTGCCTACTGGTATTGGCTTCGACTGGACAGGAATGTCTTATCAGGAGCGCTTATCCGGTAATCAGGCACCTGCTTTATATGCAATTTCGCTAATAGTGGTTTTCCTGTGCCTTGCCGCACTCTATGAAAGCTGGTCTATTCCATTCTCAGTGATGTTAGTCGTCCCGTTAGGGGTTGTCGGGGCATTATTAGCAGCCTCATTACGTGGGCTTAATAATGACGTTTATTTTCAGGTAGGTTTATTAACGACAATCGGTCTCTCTGCCAAAAACGCTATTCTTATTGTCGAATTTGCGAAAGACCTTATGGATAAAGAAGGGAAGGGAATCATTGAAGCAACACTCGAAGCATCTCGTATGCGTTTACGCCCTATCTTAATGACCTCATTGGCCTTTATTCTTGGTGTACTGCCCTTGGTTATTAGCCATGGGGCAGGCAGCGGGGCACAAAACGCCGTGGGTACGGGAGTTATGGGAGGAATGTTGACAGCAACGTTGCTGGCTATCTTCTTCGTACCGGTATTCTTTGTTGTTGTAAGACGCCGCTTTACTAAGCATATCGAGTAA
- the aroE gene encoding shikimate dehydrogenase, translated as METYAVFGHPIAHSKSPSIHQLFAKQLQITHPYGRVLAPLDDFVNTLNAFFGDGGKGANVTVPFKEEAFARADELTERAALAGAVNTLKRLEDGRLLGDNTDGVGLLSDLERLDFIKPGFRVLLIGAGGASRGVLLPLLSLDCAVTIVNRTFSRAHELATLFAHTGSVRALDIEALNGQVFDLIINATSSGIEGEVPAIPVSLINTHVYCYDMFYQKGCTPFLRWCQQHGTKRCADGLGMLVAQAAHSVLLWHGVLPEIAPVILALHEELNT; from the coding sequence ATGGAAACCTACGCAGTATTTGGACACCCGATTGCTCATAGCAAGTCACCATCTATTCATCAGCTCTTTGCGAAGCAGCTGCAGATTACGCATCCCTATGGGCGAGTCCTTGCTCCCCTTGATGATTTCGTAAATACTCTTAACGCTTTTTTTGGTGATGGTGGCAAGGGAGCTAACGTCACCGTTCCTTTCAAAGAAGAGGCTTTCGCGCGAGCAGATGAGTTAACCGAACGCGCGGCACTGGCCGGTGCTGTTAATACCCTTAAACGGCTGGAGGATGGCCGGTTGCTGGGGGACAACACCGATGGCGTGGGGCTACTGAGTGATTTAGAACGACTCGATTTCATTAAACCTGGTTTTCGGGTTCTGCTTATTGGTGCAGGTGGTGCTTCACGTGGCGTATTGCTGCCTCTTTTATCGCTGGATTGCGCTGTCACTATTGTGAATCGTACATTTTCGCGTGCGCATGAACTGGCAACGCTGTTTGCTCATACTGGCAGCGTCCGTGCTCTGGATATAGAAGCATTAAATGGTCAGGTGTTTGATCTCATCATTAATGCCACATCTAGCGGTATTGAAGGAGAAGTCCCTGCTATCCCCGTTTCGCTAATCAACACTCATGTCTATTGCTATGACATGTTTTATCAGAAAGGTTGCACGCCATTTTTACGTTGGTGTCAGCAACATGGTACTAAAAGATGTGCTGATGGGCTGGGAATGCTGGTGGCACAGGCTGCACACTCAGTACTATTGTGGCACGGTGTTCTACCGGAAATTGCCCCTGTAATTCTGGCTTTGCATGAGGAATTGAACACGTGA
- the dusB gene encoding tRNA dihydrouridine synthase DusB produces MRIGQYQLRNRLIAAPMAGITDRPFRTLCYEMGAGLTVSEMMSSNPQVWESDKSRLRMVHVDEPGIRTVQIAGSVPEEMAAAARINVESGAQIIDINMGCPAKKVNRKFAGSALLQYPDQVKSILTTVVKAVDVPVTLKIRTGWEPEHRNCVEIAQLAEECGIQALTIHGRTRACLFNGDAEYDSIRAVKQKVSIPIIANGDITDPLKARAVLDYTGADALMIGRAAQGRPWIFREIQHYLDTGELLPPLPLAEVKRLLCAHVRELHDFYGQAKGYRIARKHVSWYLQEHAPNDQFRRTFNAIEDASEQLAALEAYFENLA; encoded by the coding sequence ATGCGTATCGGACAATACCAGCTCAGAAATCGCCTGATCGCAGCGCCAATGGCTGGCATTACTGACAGACCATTCCGGACGTTGTGCTACGAGATGGGAGCAGGATTGACCGTATCCGAGATGATGTCTTCTAACCCTCAGGTTTGGGAAAGCGACAAATCTCGTTTACGGATGGTACATGTTGATGAGCCCGGTATTCGTACCGTGCAAATCGCCGGTAGCGTGCCGGAAGAAATGGCTGCAGCCGCCCGAATTAACGTGGAAAGCGGTGCCCAAATTATTGATATCAATATGGGGTGCCCGGCTAAAAAGGTGAATCGTAAGTTTGCAGGTTCAGCCCTCTTGCAGTACCCCGATCAGGTTAAGTCAATCCTGACGACGGTCGTCAAGGCAGTGGACGTTCCCGTGACTCTCAAGATTCGCACCGGTTGGGAACCGGAACACCGTAACTGTGTAGAGATTGCCCAACTGGCTGAAGAATGTGGCATTCAGGCTCTGACTATTCACGGACGCACACGCGCCTGTTTGTTTAACGGAGATGCTGAGTACGACAGTATTCGGGCAGTTAAGCAGAAAGTTTCCATTCCGATTATCGCGAATGGTGACATTACTGACCCGCTTAAAGCCAGAGCTGTGCTCGACTATACGGGGGCTGATGCCCTTATGATAGGCCGCGCGGCTCAGGGAAGACCCTGGATCTTTCGGGAAATCCAGCACTATCTGGACACTGGGGAGTTGCTGCCCCCGCTGCCTTTGGCAGAGGTTAAGCGCTTGCTTTGTGCGCACGTTCGGGAACTGCATGACTTTTACGGTCAGGCAAAAGGGTACCGAATCGCGCGTAAACACGTATCCTGGTATCTCCAGGAACACGCTCCAAATGACCAGTTTCGGCGCACATTCAACGCCATTGAAGATGCCAGCGAACAGCTGGCGGCGTTGGAGGCATACTTCGAAAATCTTGCGTAA